A section of the Streptomyces sp. SCL15-4 genome encodes:
- the gatC gene encoding Asp-tRNA(Asn)/Glu-tRNA(Gln) amidotransferase subunit GatC, which translates to MPGITREEVAHLARLARLELKPEELDHFAGQLDDIIGAVARVSEVADQDVPPTSHPLPLTNVMRPDEVRPSLTPEQALSGAPAQEQQRFKVPQILGEE; encoded by the coding sequence ATGCCTGGCATCACGCGCGAGGAGGTCGCCCACCTCGCCCGGCTGGCGCGTCTGGAGCTGAAGCCCGAAGAACTCGACCACTTCGCGGGACAGCTCGACGACATCATCGGCGCGGTCGCCCGCGTCAGCGAGGTCGCCGACCAAGACGTACCGCCGACCTCGCACCCGCTCCCGCTGACGAACGTCATGCGGCCGGACGAGGTCCGTCCTTCGCTCACCCCCGAGCAGGCGCTCTCCGGCGCCCCGGCACAGGAGCAGCAGCGTTTCAAGGTGCCGCAGATCCTGGGGGAGGAGTGA
- a CDS encoding cupin domain-containing protein, translated as MSLFVPAFDDTVVVRDAEAEVVGDTPVAVRLLADSSASGGALSTVRVTLAEGADGARPHVHHHSAEMFYLLDGEAEVLSGDDVVTAGRGDLIIVPPDRPHAFAAAPGATADLLVVIAPGVERFEYFRHLQRIRLGEATPESLLEVQELYDNHFLRSAAWDGRRR; from the coding sequence ATGTCGCTGTTCGTGCCCGCATTCGACGACACCGTGGTGGTCCGGGACGCCGAGGCCGAGGTGGTCGGGGACACCCCCGTGGCCGTACGGCTGCTGGCCGACAGCAGCGCGAGCGGCGGTGCGCTGTCCACCGTGCGGGTCACCCTCGCCGAGGGAGCCGACGGCGCCCGGCCGCATGTCCACCACCACTCGGCGGAGATGTTCTACCTGCTCGACGGCGAGGCGGAGGTGCTGTCCGGCGACGACGTCGTGACCGCCGGACGCGGCGACCTGATCATCGTCCCGCCGGACCGGCCGCACGCCTTCGCCGCCGCGCCCGGCGCCACCGCCGACCTGCTCGTCGTCATCGCGCCCGGCGTCGAGCGCTTCGAATACTTCCGCCACCTCCAGCGCATCCGCCTGGGCGAGGCCACGCCGGAGAGCCTGCTGGAGGTCCAGGAGCTGTACGACAACCACTTCCTGAGGAGCGCGGCCTGGGACGGCCGGCGCCGCTGA
- a CDS encoding bifunctional diguanylate cyclase/phosphodiesterase, translating to MEPTESVAPNARLRPRSRAGTWRRNRWTGRAAGRTGVRPRPAGPRIAGPCAATDPAAPLSPAVAPAPGLTGADTERHLLSRPALPAAVVAAAGFALGAGFYRAYTDHHALFPRGTVGWALALLTGVIVGHLVMLGRARWWGGTGSGAALTLAVLLLYGWVPAGLVSLTVVVLVGIARRHRWRQGVLHGAVDILAIGAGALLLGAFGRVPSVETPWRSDSWTIATAPQVVLVAVAYLAVGRGLLWYLHAPRAGGVPTVARTALVRQGLVAVALLGIAPLLCVVADAEPVLLPLFAIPLIALDSTLWMARARAEEQLRDPLTGLPNRQWLLERIWTALDDADRIGARAALMLIDLDRFRSVNDTLGHLAGDRLLLQIADRLRLALPRGAEAARLGGDEFAVLLPVADSTTSATRVARGLVTALSSPLDLDGLTLVLEASAGVAVFPDHALDAEGMLRRADVAMYQAKRDRTGVEVYESKRDSNTPDRLGLLGDLRRALDAHEVHLHYQPKVRFDGQVAGLEALVRWVHPERGKVPPDEFIAIAESSGLMPHLTEYVLESALGQVARWRAQGLRVPVAVNVSPRDVHTPGFAGSVAARLARHGVPAGALQLEITEHVLLEDPQRAADTLAGLTGHGVKMSLDDFGTGYSSLVHLRRLPVSELKIDRSFVARLAVDAEDAEIVRCTVDLAHSLGLLVVAEGVEDDETWERLRDLGCDAVQGWLVAAAMPPEEATTWLLARGSRGWQRTPAAPAAPAALPAAE from the coding sequence ATGGAACCGACCGAGAGCGTCGCCCCAAACGCCCGGCTGCGTCCGCGCAGCCGGGCGGGCACCTGGCGCCGGAACCGGTGGACCGGCCGGGCCGCGGGCCGTACGGGCGTGCGGCCGCGCCCCGCCGGCCCGCGCATCGCCGGCCCGTGCGCGGCCACCGATCCCGCCGCCCCCCTGTCACCGGCCGTCGCCCCCGCCCCCGGCCTGACCGGCGCCGACACCGAACGGCACCTGCTGTCCCGGCCCGCGCTGCCCGCGGCCGTCGTCGCCGCCGCGGGCTTCGCCCTGGGCGCCGGCTTCTACCGCGCCTACACCGACCACCACGCGCTCTTCCCGCGCGGCACGGTCGGCTGGGCGCTGGCCCTGCTCACCGGCGTCATCGTCGGCCACCTCGTCATGCTGGGCCGCGCCCGCTGGTGGGGCGGCACCGGCTCGGGCGCCGCCCTCACCCTCGCCGTCCTGCTGCTGTACGGCTGGGTGCCCGCCGGACTGGTCAGCCTCACCGTCGTCGTCCTGGTCGGCATCGCCCGCCGGCACCGCTGGCGCCAGGGCGTGCTTCACGGCGCGGTGGACATCCTCGCCATCGGCGCCGGCGCCCTGCTGCTCGGCGCGTTCGGCCGGGTCCCGAGCGTCGAGACGCCCTGGCGGTCCGACAGCTGGACCATCGCCACCGCCCCCCAGGTCGTCCTGGTCGCGGTCGCCTACCTCGCCGTCGGCCGCGGTCTGCTGTGGTACCTGCACGCGCCGCGCGCGGGCGGGGTGCCCACCGTCGCCCGCACCGCCCTGGTCAGGCAGGGACTGGTCGCCGTCGCGCTGCTCGGCATCGCCCCGCTGCTGTGCGTCGTCGCCGACGCCGAGCCGGTCCTGCTCCCGCTCTTCGCCATCCCGCTCATCGCCCTGGACTCCACGCTGTGGATGGCCCGCGCCCGCGCCGAGGAGCAGCTGCGCGACCCGCTGACCGGGCTGCCCAACCGGCAGTGGCTGCTGGAGCGCATCTGGACCGCGCTGGACGACGCCGACCGCATCGGGGCGCGCGCCGCGCTCATGCTGATCGATCTCGACCGGTTCCGCTCGGTGAACGACACGCTCGGCCATCTGGCCGGAGACCGGCTGCTGCTCCAGATCGCCGACCGGCTGCGGCTCGCCCTGCCGCGCGGCGCCGAGGCGGCCCGGCTCGGCGGTGACGAGTTCGCCGTCTTACTCCCCGTCGCCGACTCCACCACGTCGGCGACGCGCGTCGCCCGCGGTCTCGTCACCGCCCTCAGCTCCCCGCTCGACCTGGACGGCCTCACCCTGGTCCTGGAGGCCAGTGCCGGCGTCGCCGTCTTCCCCGACCACGCGCTCGACGCCGAGGGCATGCTGCGCCGCGCCGACGTCGCGATGTACCAGGCGAAGCGGGACCGCACCGGCGTCGAGGTCTACGAGTCCAAGCGGGACTCCAACACCCCCGACCGCCTCGGCCTGCTCGGCGATCTGCGCCGGGCCCTCGACGCCCACGAGGTCCACCTCCACTACCAGCCCAAGGTCCGCTTCGACGGACAGGTCGCCGGCCTGGAGGCGCTGGTGCGCTGGGTGCACCCCGAGCGCGGCAAGGTGCCGCCGGACGAGTTCATAGCGATAGCCGAGTCCTCCGGGCTGATGCCCCACCTCACCGAGTACGTCCTGGAGAGCGCGCTCGGCCAGGTCGCCCGCTGGCGCGCGCAGGGCCTGCGGGTCCCGGTCGCCGTCAACGTCTCCCCGCGCGACGTCCACACCCCCGGCTTCGCCGGCTCCGTCGCCGCCCGGCTGGCCCGGCACGGCGTGCCCGCCGGGGCGCTCCAGCTGGAGATCACGGAACACGTGCTGCTGGAGGACCCGCAGCGCGCCGCCGACACCCTCGCCGGGCTCACCGGGCACGGCGTGAAGATGTCCCTGGACGACTTCGGCACCGGCTACTCGTCCCTGGTGCACCTGCGGCGGCTGCCGGTCAGCGAGCTGAAGATCGACCGCTCCTTCGTGGCCCGGCTCGCCGTGGACGCCGAGGACGCGGAGATCGTCCGCTGCACGGTGGACCTGGCCCACTCGCTGGGCCTGCTGGTCGTCGCCGAGGGCGTGGAGGACGACGAGACCTGGGAGCGGCTGCGGGACCTGGGCTGCGACGCGGTGCAGGGCTGGCTGGTCGCCGCGGCGATGCCGCCGGAGGAGGCCACCACCTGGCTGCTGGCCCGGGGGTCCCGTGGCTGGCAGCGCACTCCCGCCGCTCCCGCCGCTCCCGCCGCGCTGCCCGCGGCCGAGTAG
- the ligA gene encoding NAD-dependent DNA ligase LigA, translating into MAGDKQAETTAVPAEARETHARLAEQIEEHRFRYYVKDAPVVSDAEFDQLLKSLEALEERYPELRTPDSPTQKVAGSYETEFTAVEHRQRMLSLDNTFNDDELAAWADRVAKELGEQAYHFLCELKVDGLAVNLTYEKGRLTRAATRGDGRTGEDITPNVRTIAEIPDRLGGEEVPDLVEIRGEVYFPMEKFLELNERLVAAGEKPFANPRNAAAGSLRQKDPRVTATRPLHMVVHGIGALEGFTGLTRLSQAYDLLKTWGLPTSPHNRVVDGLDGVRRFIAHYGENRHSVEHEIDGVVVKLDEIRLQGRLGSTARAPRWAIAYKYAPEEVNTRLVDIKVGVGRTGRVTPYAQVEPVTVAGSEVEFATLHNQEVVKAKGILIGDTVVLRKAGDVIPEILGPVVDLRDGTEREFVMPGECPECGTPLRPMKEGDVDLRCPNARTCPAQLRERVSYLAGRECLDIEHFGQVAAAALTRPLEPADPPLVDEGDLFDLTVEKLLPIKAYVLDPDSGLPKRDPKTGEEKVVTVFANQKGEPKKNTLALLANIEAAKSRPLARFLNGLSIRHVGPVAAQALAREFRSVDRIEQATEEELAATDGVGPIIAAALKEWFAEDWHREIVRKWKAAGVPLEDEASGEDEGPRPLEGLTVVVTGTLENFTRDGAKEALQSRGAKVTGSVSKKTSFVVVGDNPGSKYDKAMQMKVPVLNEDGFGVLLEQGPDAAAGVALPTEE; encoded by the coding sequence GTGGCCGGCGACAAGCAAGCGGAGACGACAGCGGTGCCCGCCGAGGCCCGCGAGACCCACGCGCGGCTGGCGGAACAGATCGAGGAGCACCGCTTCCGGTACTACGTGAAGGACGCTCCCGTCGTCAGCGACGCGGAGTTCGACCAGCTCCTGAAGTCCCTGGAGGCCCTGGAGGAGCGGTATCCGGAGCTGCGCACCCCGGACTCGCCCACCCAGAAGGTCGCGGGGTCCTACGAGACGGAGTTCACCGCCGTCGAGCACCGCCAGCGGATGCTGTCGCTGGACAACACGTTCAACGACGACGAGCTGGCCGCCTGGGCCGACCGTGTCGCGAAGGAACTGGGCGAGCAGGCCTACCACTTCCTGTGCGAGCTGAAGGTGGACGGCCTCGCGGTCAACCTCACGTACGAGAAGGGCCGTCTCACGCGCGCGGCCACCCGCGGCGACGGCCGCACCGGCGAGGACATCACGCCGAACGTCCGCACCATCGCGGAGATCCCGGACCGCCTCGGCGGCGAGGAGGTGCCCGACCTGGTGGAGATCCGCGGCGAGGTCTACTTCCCGATGGAGAAGTTCCTCGAACTGAACGAACGCCTGGTCGCGGCCGGCGAGAAGCCGTTCGCCAACCCCCGCAACGCCGCCGCCGGTTCGCTGCGCCAGAAGGACCCGAGGGTCACCGCGACCCGTCCGCTGCACATGGTGGTCCACGGCATCGGCGCCCTGGAGGGCTTCACCGGCCTGACCCGGCTCTCCCAGGCGTACGACCTGCTGAAGACCTGGGGCCTGCCCACCTCCCCGCACAACCGCGTCGTCGACGGCCTGGACGGCGTACGGCGGTTCATCGCGCACTACGGCGAGAACCGGCACTCCGTCGAGCACGAGATCGACGGTGTCGTGGTCAAGCTGGACGAGATCCGCCTCCAGGGACGGCTCGGCTCCACCGCGCGGGCGCCGCGCTGGGCGATCGCCTACAAGTACGCGCCGGAGGAGGTCAACACCAGACTGGTCGACATCAAGGTCGGCGTCGGCCGCACCGGCCGGGTCACGCCGTACGCCCAGGTGGAGCCGGTCACGGTGGCGGGCAGCGAGGTGGAGTTCGCCACCCTGCACAACCAGGAGGTCGTCAAGGCCAAGGGCATCCTCATCGGCGACACCGTCGTGCTGCGCAAGGCCGGTGACGTCATCCCCGAGATCCTCGGCCCGGTGGTCGACCTGCGGGACGGCACGGAGCGGGAGTTCGTGATGCCGGGCGAGTGCCCGGAGTGCGGCACGCCGCTGCGGCCGATGAAGGAGGGCGACGTCGACCTGCGCTGCCCGAACGCCCGTACCTGCCCGGCCCAGTTGCGCGAGCGGGTGTCGTATCTGGCGGGCCGCGAGTGCCTGGACATCGAGCACTTCGGCCAGGTGGCCGCCGCCGCGCTGACCCGGCCGCTGGAGCCGGCCGACCCGCCGCTGGTGGACGAGGGCGACTTGTTCGACCTGACGGTGGAGAAGCTGCTGCCCATCAAGGCCTACGTCCTGGACCCGGACAGCGGGCTGCCCAAGCGCGACCCCAAGACCGGTGAGGAGAAGGTCGTCACGGTCTTCGCCAACCAGAAGGGCGAGCCGAAGAAGAACACCCTGGCGCTGCTGGCGAACATCGAGGCGGCCAAGTCCCGCCCGCTGGCCCGGTTCCTGAACGGGCTGTCCATCCGGCACGTGGGCCCGGTCGCCGCGCAGGCCCTCGCGCGCGAGTTCCGCTCCGTCGACCGCATCGAGCAGGCGACCGAGGAGGAGCTGGCGGCCACCGACGGCGTCGGACCGATCATCGCCGCCGCGCTCAAGGAGTGGTTCGCCGAGGACTGGCACCGCGAGATCGTCCGCAAGTGGAAGGCCGCCGGGGTCCCGCTGGAGGACGAGGCGTCCGGCGAGGACGAGGGACCGCGTCCGCTGGAGGGGCTCACGGTCGTCGTCACCGGCACGCTGGAGAACTTCACCCGGGACGGCGCCAAGGAGGCACTACAGAGCCGAGGAGCGAAAGTGACCGGTTCTGTTTCGAAAAAGACCTCATTCGTTGTCGTAGGTGACAACCCTGGATCGAAGTACGACAAGGCCATGCAAATGAAGGTTCCTGTTCTGAACGAGGATGGTTTCGGCGTCCTGTTGGAGCAGGGCCCCGATGCGGCGGCCGGCGTCGCGCTTCCGACCGAGGAGTAG
- a CDS encoding methionine synthase, with translation MSENSQFRFPGATGVGSLPGTDAREAAKTATGAFENFPFLAELPARGPGADMIGRTAGMLVELYARVEPSGWRLGDRPGRDTRRARSWLRQDLDALEEFTQGYEGDLKVQAVGPWTLAAALELRNGEAALSDPGACRDLAASLAEGLRLHLAEARRRVPGARLVLQLDEPSLTAVLRGQVRTASGYRTHRAVDRQIVEATLRDVVAAHDGGPVVVHSCAPDVPFALLRRAGAAAVSFDLALLTERDDDTIGEAVESGTRLFAGVVPGTDGPLSDPAGSVMGVRTLWRRLGLRPGLLAEAVTVTPACGLAGASLAYARQVLAHCVKAARSLADNPE, from the coding sequence GTGAGCGAAAACAGCCAGTTCAGGTTCCCGGGAGCCACCGGTGTCGGCTCCCTGCCCGGCACCGACGCCCGTGAGGCCGCCAAGACCGCCACCGGAGCCTTCGAAAACTTCCCGTTCCTCGCGGAACTGCCCGCGCGCGGGCCCGGCGCCGACATGATCGGCCGGACCGCCGGGATGCTGGTCGAGCTGTACGCGCGCGTGGAGCCCAGCGGCTGGCGGCTCGGTGACCGGCCGGGCCGGGACACCCGGCGGGCGCGGTCCTGGCTGCGGCAGGACCTGGACGCCCTGGAGGAGTTCACCCAGGGCTACGAGGGCGATCTGAAGGTGCAGGCCGTCGGGCCGTGGACGCTGGCCGCCGCGCTGGAGCTGAGGAACGGCGAAGCCGCCCTGTCCGACCCCGGCGCCTGCCGGGACCTCGCCGCCTCGCTCGCCGAGGGGCTGCGGCTGCACCTGGCCGAGGCCCGGCGGCGCGTCCCGGGCGCCCGGCTCGTCCTCCAGCTCGACGAGCCCTCCCTGACCGCCGTGCTGCGCGGACAGGTCCGCACGGCCAGCGGCTACCGCACCCACCGCGCCGTGGACCGGCAGATCGTGGAGGCCACGCTCCGGGACGTCGTCGCAGCGCACGACGGCGGGCCCGTGGTCGTGCACTCCTGCGCCCCGGACGTGCCGTTCGCGCTGCTGCGTCGGGCCGGCGCGGCGGCCGTCTCCTTCGACCTCGCGTTGCTCACCGAGCGTGACGACGACACGATCGGTGAGGCCGTCGAGAGCGGCACCCGGCTGTTCGCCGGTGTCGTGCCGGGCACGGACGGCCCGTTGTCAGACCCTGCCGGTAGCGTCATGGGTGTCAGGACGCTGTGGCGCAGGCTGGGGCTGCGTCCGGGGCTGCTCGCGGAGGCGGTCACGGTGACCCCGGCATGCGGTCTGGCGGGCGCTTCCCTCGCCTACGCGCGGCAGGTGCTCGCCCACTGCGTCAAGGCGGCGAGATCCCTCGCGGACAACCCTGAGTAA
- a CDS encoding SDR family oxidoreductase: protein MATHVITGAGSGIGAAVARRLHARGDDLVLHARDAGRAKELAARFPGARTLVGDLADPDKLSWAFSHQTLPDRVDSLLHIAGVVELGTVGDLTPKSWHHQLNVNLVAPAELTRHFLPQLRAAGGHVIFVNSGAGLSASAGWSGYAASKHGLKALADALRQEEHANGVRVTTVYPGRTASPMQAKVHQQEGKEYDPGRWIDPESVATALLMALDLPRDAEVNDLSVRPGR from the coding sequence ATGGCTACTCATGTGATCACCGGGGCCGGTTCCGGCATCGGCGCGGCCGTGGCCCGCCGGCTGCACGCGCGCGGGGACGATCTCGTGCTGCACGCGCGCGACGCGGGCCGCGCCAAGGAGCTGGCGGCCCGGTTCCCCGGCGCGCGCACCCTGGTCGGCGACCTCGCGGACCCGGACAAGCTCTCCTGGGCGTTCTCCCACCAGACGCTCCCGGACCGGGTGGACTCCCTGCTGCACATCGCCGGGGTCGTCGAGCTGGGCACGGTCGGCGACCTCACCCCGAAGTCCTGGCACCACCAGCTGAACGTCAACCTGGTCGCGCCCGCCGAGCTGACCCGGCACTTCCTGCCGCAGCTGCGGGCCGCCGGCGGCCATGTGATCTTCGTCAACTCCGGTGCCGGCCTGAGCGCCTCCGCCGGCTGGTCCGGATACGCCGCCTCCAAGCACGGCCTGAAGGCCCTCGCCGACGCGCTGCGCCAGGAGGAGCACGCGAACGGCGTCCGCGTCACCACCGTCTATCCCGGCCGCACCGCCAGCCCCATGCAGGCCAAGGTGCACCAGCAGGAGGGCAAGGAGTACGACCCGGGCAGGTGGATCGACCCCGAGTCGGTCGCCACGGCCCTGCTGATGGCCCTGGACCTGCCGAGGGACGCGGAGGTCAACGACCTGTCGGTGCGCCCGGGGCGCTGA
- a CDS encoding TIGR00730 family Rossman fold protein, with product MNICVFLSAADLDERYTRPAREFAELIGKAGHTLVWGGSDSGLMKVVADGVQESGGRLLGVSVEFLANKARPGADEMVIAADLAERKRLLLEKADAVVIMVGGTGTLDEATEILELKKHGRTGKPVVLLNTAGFYDGLREQFRRMEAEGFLPRPLAELVFFAEEPAGALAYLEEQLAGH from the coding sequence ATGAACATCTGCGTCTTCCTGTCCGCCGCCGACCTCGACGAGCGTTACACCCGCCCCGCGCGCGAGTTCGCGGAACTGATCGGCAAGGCCGGTCACACGCTGGTCTGGGGCGGTTCCGACAGCGGTCTGATGAAGGTGGTCGCCGACGGGGTGCAGGAGAGCGGCGGCCGGCTGCTGGGCGTCTCCGTGGAGTTCCTGGCGAACAAGGCGCGGCCCGGCGCCGACGAGATGGTGATCGCGGCCGACCTCGCCGAACGCAAGAGGCTGCTGCTGGAGAAGGCCGACGCCGTGGTGATCATGGTGGGCGGCACCGGCACCCTCGACGAGGCCACCGAGATCCTGGAGCTGAAGAAGCACGGCCGCACCGGGAAGCCGGTCGTGCTGCTGAACACCGCGGGCTTCTACGACGGCCTGCGCGAGCAGTTCCGCCGCATGGAGGCCGAGGGCTTCCTGCCGCGCCCGCTGGCCGAGCTGGTCTTCTTCGCCGAAGAGCCCGCCGGCGCCCTGGCCTACCTGGAGGAGCAGCTCGCCGGGCACTGA
- a CDS encoding DUF427 domain-containing protein produces the protein MSDGHTITIEKSERHVRVVHGGQVLAESDRPLELRETGCPVRYYIPAEDVRLDLLTPSDTHTVCPYKGTASYWSLPDAADLVWAYPEPKDDMAELKDHYCFYDTEVA, from the coding sequence ATGAGCGATGGACACACGATCACGATCGAAAAGAGCGAGCGGCACGTGCGCGTCGTGCACGGCGGCCAGGTGCTCGCGGAGTCCGACCGTCCGCTGGAGCTGCGCGAGACGGGCTGTCCGGTGCGGTACTACATCCCCGCCGAGGACGTACGCCTCGATCTGCTGACTCCCTCCGACACGCACACGGTCTGCCCCTACAAGGGCACGGCCTCCTACTGGTCGCTGCCGGACGCGGCCGACCTCGTCTGGGCGTACCCCGAGCCCAAGGACGACATGGCGGAACTCAAGGACCACTACTGCTTCTACGACACCGAGGTGGCATGA
- a CDS encoding alpha/beta hydrolase, with the protein MDKKTTSRDGTSLAYHVTGQGPTVILVSGAMSTGGTVLPLAERLAARCTAVVYDRRGRGESGDTAPYAVDREIEDLAALIEAVGDAALFGVSSGGALALRAAAGGLPVRRAAVYEVPYADHLADGAAREAAYKEKLTGALAEGRRGDAVELFLRQTGLGEEMIERARQSPMWAGMESLAPSLAHDDTVMADGLLPRDLLARISVPVLSVAGGASPEWMHRAGQAVAEAVPRGTYRVLPGQTHMVEPDVLGPVLAEFFAG; encoded by the coding sequence ATGGACAAGAAGACGACTTCCCGCGACGGCACCTCCCTCGCGTACCACGTGACCGGCCAGGGGCCCACGGTGATCCTGGTGAGCGGCGCGATGTCCACCGGCGGCACCGTGCTGCCCCTGGCGGAGCGTCTCGCGGCCCGCTGCACGGCCGTCGTCTACGACCGCCGAGGCCGCGGCGAGAGCGGCGACACGGCGCCGTACGCGGTCGACCGCGAGATCGAGGACCTGGCCGCGCTGATCGAGGCCGTGGGCGACGCGGCGCTGTTCGGGGTCTCCTCGGGCGGCGCGCTGGCGCTGCGCGCGGCGGCGGGCGGGCTGCCGGTGCGCCGGGCGGCGGTGTACGAGGTGCCGTACGCCGACCACCTGGCGGACGGCGCCGCGCGCGAGGCGGCCTACAAGGAGAAGCTGACCGGGGCGCTGGCCGAGGGCCGGCGCGGGGACGCGGTGGAGCTGTTCCTGCGCCAGACCGGCCTCGGCGAGGAGATGATCGAGCGCGCCCGCCAGTCCCCGATGTGGGCCGGCATGGAGAGCCTGGCGCCCAGCCTCGCCCACGACGACACGGTCATGGCCGACGGCCTGCTCCCCCGCGACCTGCTCGCCCGGATCTCCGTCCCCGTGCTCTCGGTCGCGGGCGGCGCGAGCCCGGAGTGGATGCACCGGGCGGGCCAGGCGGTCGCGGAGGCCGTGCCGCGGGGCACGTACCGCGTCCTGCCCGGCCAGACCCACATGGTGGAACCGGACGTGCTGGGGCCGGTGCTGGCGGAGTTCTTCGCCGGATAG